Genomic window (Ignisphaera cupida):
AAGAAGATCAGTTGCATTCAGATAAGCAACTAATCTAAGAGCTCCTGGGCCAATGGCAACAACTCTGCTTAAATTCCTTGGTATTTTAACTGTTCTATTGAGAATATCAACAACAGTGAAGTATTCTTGCGAAGACTGTTTCTCCATACTTATTACAGCTTCACCTCTCTTTATCAAAAACAGTGCAACACCTAATGATGCAATAGCTACAGCTATAGCAACAATTATTGCAATTGTTTTACCAATACCTCTATCGAGATACATTTGCAATCACCTTAAATGGTATTTTAACAAATGATATCCCCCTTCCTATAACAGCCAAAGCCTCTTTCCCAGCACATTGAACACAATATGGCTTATTATCCACATAAACAACTTTTGGCGCCATTACAAGTTCTCCACATTTTGAACATCTAATGCTTTCAAATATTGGTGCTCTCTCAATCTCCTCCACAATCTCTACTTCCTGAATAACAAACTCCTCCTCTGGAAGCTCAGCCATTTTATATCCTAATTCAGTCCACATTCTATGCAAATTCTCAATATCCTTCTCACTACCACTTCTCTCAATAACCACTTTTTTAAACAATTCTAGAGCCTCCTTAGAAAAGTGCTTTTCCCTAAGTTTTTGAGAATCTACATATATTCTTATGCCTCTTCTAGCTCCTCTCTTAAAAATTGTAACAGCGTTCTTACCAGTATCTATGTAAATCAAAGAGTTGTTGCCAAAAGTACATCCAGTAGCTATTTGAACACCATCAGCAAAACAGTTATTAACCTCAACAATGGCTATGAGATCCTCTCTTATAGTTTCAGCAACACCAGCCTTAGCAATACCAAGTTTATTTAAGGCTATTTCAGATGCTCTAAGACCCAAAATAAGAAAGGGGCATACATGGCCATGGAAATTCCTTGCCACTTCTATAAGCTCTTTACTTACCACTATAGTGCACCATTTTCACATGTTTGTGTACATTTTTATGTATGTTAGAATATCTTTAAAAGCTTATCGTATTCATGGCAGCAGTTAGGAGAAGCAAAGAAACTGCAAAATAAGTGAAAATGGTCTAGAAATGTTGATGTGGAGAAATGAGGTTCTTGTTTAACAAATCAAGTTAATTTATAAGTGCGTATAGTTGTTGACCTAATTTAAAATGCTTTGCAAATAGTTATGGCTAGTACCATGGCAACTGACATTTCTTTTATCACTAGCTTGAAAAAAGAGTTGAAAGAAAAAATAAGGAAGTTGTTAAGCGAGGAAGAAGCTGAAATTGCTGCTAGAGATGCTCATGCCAAGCGCTCTCCTAGGCCATGTGGATTAACAATTCATACATCAATAGGATGTGTATATCAATGCAGATATTGCTATATTTATGACATGGGCTTTAAACCAACTATAACTCCATATCCTTTAACAGGAATACAGCTAGTCTATGCATTATTGCTCAACAAGTACTTTATACCATCTGCAAATGGGACATATCTTGCTATAGGAAGTGTTTCAGAACCTTTTCACCTACTTGTCAAGGAAAAAACCATTGAGTATATCAAAGCAATTTACACATATCTTGGAAACCCAGTACAGTTTTCAACAAAAGCATTCATAAGCAAATATGATGCAGAGAAAATAGCAAAAGCAAGCAACAACAAGATCTCTCCCCTTATTACAATAATTACGATGAGTAATTGGCATAATTTAGAGCCATATGCACCAACCCCCGAAAAGAGACTAGAGACTGTAAGGAACCTAAGGGAAGCTGGGTTAAAGCCATTTCTATTCATAAGACCGATAATACCAGGTGTTACTGATAGAGAATTTAAAGAGATAATAGATCTTGGTGGTGAGTATGGAGCTGTGGGTGTTGTGGCCGGAGGTCTTAGAGTAACGAAGAATATTTTAGAGAAGCTTAGAGAGGCAGGTGCTAATGTTGGAGAAATATTGAGGAGACTTCGTGTACCACCTGAAAAAATGAAGCCAGGTATGCAATATGAAATCAATGTTGCTGACATCAAAACAGAGATTCAGAGATATGCTAGGAAAAAAGGTTTGGTGTATTTCCCATCTGCATGCATGGCAAATCTTTATACACATGGCATGTTCTGCTGGAGAATGATGTTATATAATGTAAAAGGTCATGACTTGAAAAAGCCATCGCAATCTGAGATAAGCAATCTTCTTAGAGAAATGAATTTCAAACCTCACAACATTGTAATAGGTCAATCAACAATTGTTGCTGAGGGTACATGCTCCGGATGCGACCCAATAATGATTTCAGAAATTGTTAAACACTCATACAAAATTTGTTTGAAATTGCATATCAAAAGAAATATGAAGTAAATCTCTCTACACAATAGTTATTGAAAAACAAATTCAAACTTCGTAACAAATATTTCATGTTGCTGCTTCGGCAATGCGGGAAATACATCACTTATCAGCGCGCGAAGTTCTCCACATCTCAAAAACAAACTATATGCCACTCTACTTTATAAGTTTGTCTTATAAACAACATTTTAAAGAGATGTATGCCTAGTGTTTCCTCATTCTTGCTATAGCTAGGCAAAAACTTTTAAAGTTTTTATGGTATTGTAAGTGCTATGCAAATGAGAGAAGATTTCATACACAATATAAGGGTGCTATTTGTAGATATAGGCAATCTTGTTGTGGGTATAGCCAAAGATGTAGGTCCAAGAATCTTATTTCTAGCGCCAAAAGAGAAACAGGATTTCAATGTTTTTGGCGTGGTTCCAGACTTGGTTGTTGAAACTCCTGAAGGGCTTTGGAGAATATATGGAGGTCATAGATTATGGACATCGCCAGAGGCTATGCCAAGGTCATATTCACTTGATGATAAACCAGTTAAAATAGTTGTGAAGGATAGTGAAATAGTTGTTGAGGGTAATCCAGAACCTCAGAACTGTGTTTTAAAACGTATTAGAATTAGAAGAGGATCTGATGAGAATAGCCTAGAGGTTGTTCATGAAATAGAGAATATTTGTAGATGGCCAATAGAATTTTCCTGCTGGGCCTTAACAGTCATGAGACAAAAAGGATTTGCAATTATACCAATAAAGCCTAGGTGCGTCGATGAGAAATGCCTTTTACCTGATAGATCGTTAGCTCTATGGCCATACACAAAACTGTCTGATAGAAGACTTATTCTAGGCGAGAAATACATATTTATTAAGCAGGATCCTGAAGCAGCTAATCCTCTAAAAATAGGTGTTAACAGTCATGATGAATGGGCTGCTTACTATGTTGATAAATATCTGTTTATAAAGACATTTAGGAAAGAATCTGGTAAATATCCAGACTTTAACTCAGTGATAGAGGTGTATACAAATAACAAAATATTAGAACTTGAAACTCTTGGGCCATTGAGAGTTGTGGAGCCAGGGAAAACAAATATACATGTAGAGTTTTGGAAACTTATTCACGTAGGTGCTGTTGAACCTAGTGAAGAAGTTATTGAAAAAGTATTTAAGAATGTGCTGCAACTATAGACATTTACCTTCATCTCTAATTTTCAACAAAATAATGAATTGGTTGATGCAATAAATTTGCACATTTTAATTTAATTTTATAATGTAAAATATTTTAAATTGATGCTTATGCTAAGGCGTTGAGAACATTTCTTAGTTCAGCAACAAGCTGCTTAGAAACACTACCGTTTCTACCACCAACACAAACAGCGCTTCTAAAACCTATAACATCAAATCCAAGTGTCACAGCATCTTTTATATGGTGTTTATTTAAACCACCAGCAATGGCTGTAAAGAAACCATTTTTCTTTGCCTTGTTAACAAATTCCTGTAGATAATGCCTTGGTAAAATGTCAAATGATGATAAACCCTCCTTACCAAATGTATCAATCATAACGCCTTGAGCACCAGCTTTGATTGCCACATCAATAACTGTTATAGGATCTATAAAGCTATGCTTATGGTAATCAGCATAACTAACAAAAACAATTTTAGATTTTCTCACATTTTCAACAACCTCTCTTCCTATAGCTATAGCTTCTTCAACACTTTTCAAAGCAAAGCCAATTTTAACGTAGTTAACAAAACTATCTAAAGCAGTTACAACATAGCCTAGTTCAGCTGCATTACTACGCACATCACCTATTGCAACACTTACTTCCTTTAAACCATTAACAATTCTCACAACTTCTCTCACAACACTTATTCTAGGCAAGCCCAAACTACCTTTAGCAGGGTCTTTAACATCTATAATATCTGCACCACCCTCCAAAGCATTCAAAACTTCAGAAGATGAGCGAACAGATATGAGAAGCTTTGGCATAGATCTCAAAGTTTTTCACCTAAAGGTTCTAGAGAAGATTTCCTAGATATAAAGCTTAGCTAGGTTCAATGCTAAAGCTGCATCAAATACTCTTTTCTTCTTGCAAGATACTTGTAGGAGTTGTATACGGTGTATGCAGCTGGGAAAATCTCTTTGGCAGCTTCAATTGGTCCATAGAGCAGAAAATCAGCTGCTACTACAAGTGTTGAAATGCTTGCAGCTAGTTCACACGCTTTATACCCATCAGAGCCAAACCTCTCTTTGAATGCCTTTCTTTGAGTTGAAACAGCATTGTGTGCACCGCTACCCACGGGAAGACCAAACCTAGATTTAATTTCTATCATTGTTCTCATGGCTGCTGAGAGACTTGGAATATCAATTACAAAGGTATCTACAAGCAGTTTTTCAATGCCATAGGCAAAGGCTTTGGATAATATAACCTCGAGATTTTTTATTCTTGAATCAACATCAATAATCCTATCTGTGTAAAGCAATGCTATAGCAGCTTTTACACCATAATCTTGCAAAACCTTGTACTCATCATCCTTAGACTTTGCTGTTAAAGAATTGTATATCACCCTATCTATAAAGCCAGCATCTTTAGCATATTGAAAACCAGTTTTCATAATGTTTAAATCTGGGGAGTCTATCAGAATTGGCATTTTTGTTGCATTAGAAACAAACTCTAGATACTTAACCATAGCATTTGGGGTTTCAGCAACAACATCAATCATTGCCGGCATTCTAGTTTTTTGCGACAAATCCTCAACAACTTTGATCAACTCCTCAGCCTTTGCCTTGTCAAACACACCCTGCTTACCATCAACAACAATTTTATGTCCATGGTAAAATATTGTACCTATCAACACTGGAGGGTTTTCAAAAGCATTTCCACCAACCTTAATTCCCCCAATTTCAAAAACTTTTTGTTGTGTTTTATAGTAGAACATTTTCATCACATGTATAACTATCTTCAAACCTGGATTTATAAACACATGGCTTTAAATTATTCTAGGCATGTACTTTTCTATCACATAGCTTATGTTTTCTCTAATTACTTTCAAAGCTTTTGGAAGATACTCAATGACATCATCCGGTGTTACACCATCTTCACCAAGCTCCTCAGCAGCAAGATCTCCTGCAAGGCCATGAATCAAAACACCCATTCTTGCAGCATCCCCAATATCTCTATAGCCAATGCCATACATAGCTGCAATTGTTCCAGTTAAAACATCTCCCATACCAGCTTTCGCCATTCCAGGATTTCCAGTCATGTTAATGTATATATAGCCATCTGGTTTGCATATTAGTGTATGCGCACCTTTCAAAACAATGTAACTGTTCAAGTCTATGCATGTTCTTCTCAAAATGTTGATTGGATCTTCAAGAATTTCAGCAGGCTTTAAATTTATTAGTCTTGAGAATTCACCAAGATGTGGAGTTATTATTGTTGGAAACCTTCTCTTCTTAACCACATCAACATTTCTTGCAATAGCTGTTATCCCATCACCATCAACTATAACAGGTTTTTCAACAACTGCAACAAAGTCTGTTATAAACTCTTGTGTTTCTGGGTTTAGCGATGCTCCAGGCCCAACAGCAACAATATCTATGTCCAAATCTATAACTAGTTTGAGTAAATAGTCTAAGTTACTTTTAGCTATACTCCCTTCACTAGTTTCTTCAAGTGGTATAAACACAATCTCACTGTTTCTAGCGGCAATATATGGCACTATAGACTTTGGAGCTGCTAGTCTCGAATAACCTCCACCAGCTTTAAGAAAAGAGTATGCAACATAGTATGGAGCTCCATAGTAGTATCTAGCACCTGCTACAGCAAGAAACTTTCCAAATGTTCCCTTGTGACCCCATCTAACTCTTTCTGGTGGTGGTAGTGGATAGTTTAGCTCAACTTTAATATCCTCTGATTCAAGAAGTTGTGGAGGGTATGAAAGCCTTGAAACATAGAGTTTTCCACAGTAGTGATAACCTGGATAAAGAATGTTGCCATATTTTGGAAGACCAAAAGTTACTGTGTAATCAGATTTTA
Coding sequences:
- a CDS encoding FmdE family protein, yielding MVSKELIEVARNFHGHVCPFLILGLRASEIALNKLGIAKAGVAETIREDLIAIVEVNNCFADGVQIATGCTFGNNSLIYIDTGKNAVTIFKRGARRGIRIYVDSQKLREKHFSKEALELFKKVVIERSGSEKDIENLHRMWTELGYKMAELPEEEFVIQEVEIVEEIERAPIFESIRCSKCGELVMAPKVVYVDNKPYCVQCAGKEALAVIGRGISFVKIPFKVIANVSR
- a CDS encoding radical SAM protein, with product MATDISFITSLKKELKEKIRKLLSEEEAEIAARDAHAKRSPRPCGLTIHTSIGCVYQCRYCYIYDMGFKPTITPYPLTGIQLVYALLLNKYFIPSANGTYLAIGSVSEPFHLLVKEKTIEYIKAIYTYLGNPVQFSTKAFISKYDAEKIAKASNNKISPLITIITMSNWHNLEPYAPTPEKRLETVRNLREAGLKPFLFIRPIIPGVTDREFKEIIDLGGEYGAVGVVAGGLRVTKNILEKLREAGANVGEILRRLRVPPEKMKPGMQYEINVADIKTEIQRYARKKGLVYFPSACMANLYTHGMFCWRMMLYNVKGHDLKKPSQSEISNLLREMNFKPHNIVIGQSTIVAEGTCSGCDPIMISEIVKHSYKICLKLHIKRNMK
- a CDS encoding (5-formylfuran-3-yl)methyl phosphate synthase, which translates into the protein MPKLLISVRSSSEVLNALEGGADIIDVKDPAKGSLGLPRISVVREVVRIVNGLKEVSVAIGDVRSNAAELGYVVTALDSFVNYVKIGFALKSVEEAIAIGREVVENVRKSKIVFVSYADYHKHSFIDPITVIDVAIKAGAQGVMIDTFGKEGLSSFDILPRHYLQEFVNKAKKNGFFTAIAGGLNKHHIKDAVTLGFDVIGFRSAVCVGGRNGSVSKQLVAELRNVLNALA
- a CDS encoding tetrahydromethanopterin S-methyltransferase subunit H family protein, which gives rise to MFYYKTQQKVFEIGGIKVGGNAFENPPVLIGTIFYHGHKIVVDGKQGVFDKAKAEELIKVVEDLSQKTRMPAMIDVVAETPNAMVKYLEFVSNATKMPILIDSPDLNIMKTGFQYAKDAGFIDRVIYNSLTAKSKDDEYKVLQDYGVKAAIALLYTDRIIDVDSRIKNLEVILSKAFAYGIEKLLVDTFVIDIPSLSAAMRTMIEIKSRFGLPVGSGAHNAVSTQRKAFKERFGSDGYKACELAASISTLVVAADFLLYGPIEAAKEIFPAAYTVYNSYKYLARRKEYLMQL
- a CDS encoding NAD(P)H-hydrate dehydratase produces the protein MTKVNIPLRLKVCSVEEMRRIDEEAFKKFGVSHDLLMENAGTAIFSLIANEIGLFDKRFCVVAGTGNNGGDALVAARRLYAAGCNVEVYIVGDPTKFTELARKNFELVKSMGIPIRFIQSDEDAKNFYDYAKNCDVFIVGIFGIGLKGEVTGFRRSVIEAINKLGKTVISVDMPSGIGGDNGKVYGVAVKSDYTVTFGLPKYGNILYPGYHYCGKLYVSRLSYPPQLLESEDIKVELNYPLPPPERVRWGHKGTFGKFLAVAGARYYYGAPYYVAYSFLKAGGGYSRLAAPKSIVPYIAARNSEIVFIPLEETSEGSIAKSNLDYLLKLVIDLDIDIVAVGPGASLNPETQEFITDFVAVVEKPVIVDGDGITAIARNVDVVKKRRFPTIITPHLGEFSRLINLKPAEILEDPINILRRTCIDLNSYIVLKGAHTLICKPDGYIYINMTGNPGMAKAGMGDVLTGTIAAMYGIGYRDIGDAARMGVLIHGLAGDLAAEELGEDGVTPDDVIEYLPKALKVIRENISYVIEKYMPRII